Part of the Vitis vinifera cultivar Pinot Noir 40024 chromosome 13, ASM3070453v1 genome is shown below.
gaaaatttttcaaatccTTATCCGTCAACCCTAATCCTCTTCTCTTCCTAATTAAGTTTATATCCACAAAGTTATTTTGATTTAGGAAGGACCAATTTTATACTCATGAGTTGATCAATTCCAACTTtcaaaatgttataaaatgGGTAATCTCTTTCTTGGTGGTCAAGTTCACATGAAGaggttgttttcattttaaCAAAGAGAAATACATTAGTTTATACAAAAACTAGTCTTTGATTAATTCAAACCATTAGGTATATGTTAGGGTGCAATAATGTTACTCTTAAGCTCGGTCAATGAATAGCCCAAATGATGTGATCGAATGTCATAAAAAGCTTAACATACCTCATTGGATGCTAATTAGTTTTAAGATAAGATGGTCAAAGCCCAATTTAAAAATTGGTGTAAGAGTCAAAGTCATGAATTTGAGCCACACGAATGTCATATTGGGGGAGTAAGTTAGGGTTGTTGAGGTGCAACAATGTGCTTAAGTTGATAGATAGGTCATCCAAATAATAGTGGTAAAAGACTTATCCTATCCTTATGAGATGGTCAAAGCCCTATCCAAGTATATATCATTTATGTTTCTTAAAAATGATTAGATGATTTTGTCTAGTTGCTCATCGCAATGTAGTAATTGTAATTTCAATGGTGGTTTGTTAAAGtaaaaatccaataaaaaattgttttgcttTGCCTATAAATTGAGTAccttcactacaagaaaaatgggaaacaatGACGTTTTTTAAGCGTCAAGAAAGGTAACAGATGACGCTTCTCTAAAGCGTCCTCTTCGCCTCTGTCATTGTATGTCTTAGGCAACAATGACACTTTCAGGAAGCgccatctttgataaaataaaggttttgtttttggcTGAAAAatgactttccaaaactcaaaatCCGATCGTCACCGttcaaatttaagattaatgacttatgaacctctcctccaaatttcagctcAATCAGACCATGAAAAAAGCGGCATCggacctttgatgaaatctgggcatgatgtAAAAAAccactgtttttctctcttctcctctttctctctaatgactgtccgaaactccaaatccgatctccaccgttcatattgaagatacatgagccacgaacctctccttcaaatttcaactcgatcggaCCACGGACGAAGCGGGATcggacatttgatgaaatctgggcatgatgagaaaaacctacgtttttctctcttctcctctttctctctaatgactgtccaaaactccaaatccgatctccaccgttcatattgaagatacatgagccacaaacctctccttcaaatttcaactcgatcggaCCACGGACGAAGCGGGATCGGgcatttgatgaaatctgggcatgatgagaaaaacctacgtttttctctcttctcctctttctttctaatgactttccgaaactccaaatccgatcttcaCCGTTCAGATTGAAGATAAATGAGTCACGaaactctcctccaaatttcagctcGATCGGACCACGAACGAAGTGGGATCagacctttgatgaaatctgggcatgatgagaaaaacttgcatttttctctcttctcttctttctcactaAAAACGGTGGctctctcccttctttcttgtcttccaaaagttagggttttcaaTGGAGACTTTATAACAAATTCTAAAATACCATGCATGtcctttttcaataaattaaaatagtattctttatttcatcttccaataataatttttatatattgaactcataatgaatttatattgtttaattatttgatattttaggttgatgttggtttaatttgaatattgatattttaaaaaaaaactaatttaatggAATGAGCTTAATTCCcataaatattagaaagtttttataaatattcttattgcatttagttttattgtgagtctaatcatcattaaattaatttaaatattaatttatttcattttagttaaataatttcaaatttatattcattaactaTAAAACCTTCTCAAATAAAAGGGTTAAACCCAATAAATGTGGCCCAAGGCTCGAACAAGTGCTCAAAATAGGCCATTTTTTTGTGGTCcacaaataaattaacaaattatttttaaatgaaatataagataatttctaatttaataaaaatgaaaaatagtttatgaaaatagattgtattgatacaaactataaaaaaattaatatcaaacaataaaaaaataatttattaggattttattttatttatatccaaatttaaaaaaaaaaccttaatgtaGCAACTTTATGTCATTAATATTAATGTCAATttaccataattaatttatagaataaaattctaatatcaaaatttgtataagttaacttaaaaacaaaaattttaaaagtcaataCAACTATGACACTTCTCAGGAACGTCATTACATACCCATCAAATAATGATGCTTATAATAAGTGTCAaggtaaataataaaactatgaCGCTTCTTATAAGCGTCATTATATACACAGTTATAAGGAAAAAGATGACATCAAATAATGACACTTATAATAAGTATCAAgataaataatacaattatGACACTTCTTATAAGCGTCATTGTATACCCTCAATAATGACGCTTTTAGAAAGCGTTATAAAATAAAGCgtcattaatttcaatttttgtagtagtgcttCATTGCACCAATGCTATATCACAtgcattcttcttttcttttccctctcatcatatttcttcttcttctagtaAACTCTTGGCTCAACAAGGTGGTCCCAAACATTAGGGTGATTGCATCTCAAATTCCAACAAGCAGGTGAgatgtattaatattttctatctttctatatatatatatatatatatagtttctGGCTTCAAAGTTAGGGTTTACTCCTTTCCCCTTTTAGCTTTTCTATTATGTATTCAATTTCCGTCCGTTTTCAATCTGTATCATTATTAATGAGCACCcattccttttgcttctgcttttCTCTTCATATCCTAGTAATTGCTCCTTGTTTACGGcttcaaagttagggttttacTCCTTCCCCTTCGAAGTTAGGGTTTACTTCTTTCCCCTTTTAGCTTTTCTATTATGCATTCAATTTCCATCTGTTTTCAATCTGTATCATTATTAATGAACACCCattccttttgcttttgcttttgcttttctCTCCATATCCTAGTAATTGCTCCTTGTTTACGGcttcaaagttagggttttacTCCTTTCCCCTTTTAGCTTTTGTATCATGCATTCAATTTCCATCTGTCTTCAATCTGTATCATTATTAATGGGCACCCATTCCTtttgcttttccttttctctccaTATCCTACTAATTTTTCCTTGTTTGCTTCACTgctgcttataaaaaaaaatgaaaaataaatctctAGCCCATGTAATATTGACACAAGTATTTATTTGTAGATGAACTGAGATAAATCTTAGCCTATATCATAAGAACCCAGAGGTATGCATATATAATATGCAATCTACttaatttgttgtttatcaTTAACACACAACGACTATTTACCAAACACAAGAATGTAATACTCAGGATACAAATATATGTGCAGGTGCAGGAGAGCCATCATCAACAGAAATGGCAACATCAATGAATTTACATGAAAAAGAGATAAATATAGATAGCCACCCAGGACACGGGCTCCTTAAACTGAAGCCTGCTGAAAAATCATGTTATTGTGGGGGATGTAAAGAAATGGTGTTTATTTCACAAGAATGTTACCAGTGTGAGCACGAGGATGGGCACCAGAAATGCGACTTCCACCTTCATGAGCAATGCAAACCTGTCGAGTCCTTGACTCTAACATTTATCAGTTGCAAATTTACCTTTGCGCAGGACTCAGGAGGAAGAAATATAGTTTGTGATGCATGCGGCAGGGATGTGAAAGGTCGGTTTTTCCAGTCTTCGACACCAGGGGAACCACGTCATTTACACCCATGTTGTGCCAAGCTTGAATTTAACGATAAGGTCGATCATCGTGACATTGTACTTTATCTTGAAGAAAAGACAACATCAGTGTGCCTAATATGTAGAAACGAGGGTCATTCATTAAATTTCAGGAGCTGGGTCTATGTTTCCCGTTGTCGCAAGTACTGTTATCATGTGTCATGCATGAAGGACAACGTCGAGAAAGGGGCGAAAGACGAGGCTAGCAATCAGCAACCAAGTTATGAGACTGGAACAACCAGCGGGGCCTTGGTGACAAGGGCTCAGAACCAAGATGTACGACCACGCCGTGGAGAGAT
Proteins encoded:
- the LOC104881165 gene encoding uncharacterized protein LOC104881165, translated to MVFISQECYQCEHEDGHQKCDFHLHEQCKPVESLTLTFISCKFTFAQDSGGRNIVCDACGRDVKGRFFQSSTPGEPRHLHPCCAKLEFNDKVDHRDIVLYLEEKTTSVCLICRNEGHSLNFRSWVYVSRCRKYCYHVSCMKDNVEKGAKDEASNQQPSYETGTTSGALVTRAQNQDVRPRRGEMGLDLLEFAVDLVIFLISVIFGIPFPSVSKWIRKIW